The Tachypleus tridentatus isolate NWPU-2018 chromosome 5, ASM421037v1, whole genome shotgun sequence genome includes a window with the following:
- the LOC143250476 gene encoding uncharacterized protein LOC143250476, which translates to MEDQGRKSAVWKYFKLDGKKAECQLCKANLSFCGGTTNLRNHMSNRHSGISLTSNKQHQNKKKTGHRCQKSAFVQRAHIEQSSNNMVYSNTLPMVHCDRKFKKRM; encoded by the exons ATGGAGGATCAAGGCAGAAagtctgctgtttggaagtattttaAACTAGATGGAAAGAAGGCAGAGTGTCAGCTCTGCAAAGCAAACCTGTCATTTTGTGGAGGTACAACAAACCTAAGAAATCATATGAGTAACAGGCATAGTGGAATTTCCCTAACTTCCAACAAACAG catcaaaataagaaaaaaacaggtCACAGGTGCCAGAAGTCAGCTTTTGTACAGAGGGCTCACATTGAACAGAGCAGCAACAATATGGTTTACAGTAATACATTACCCATGGTGCACTGTGACAGGAAGTTCAAGAAAAGAATGTAA